One window of Vicinamibacterales bacterium genomic DNA carries:
- a CDS encoding ATP-binding protein, which produces MADTTSVGSGTAPERGAAGPRPGADAPAPAPYGALPDAGRGPAARLDEAAQMKLRRKLLWLIGGRAAVITVLLGSTSLILYRTPGAFPIDPFFALIGLTYALTAAWTLTLRFVDRHRWLIDVQVACDALIVSAIVYLTGGVSSYFSSLYALPIIAASMVRSWRGGLLVGVVSSVMLGGVVIAQYAAGDAALPPPRVAMFTVGLNVFGYLAVAALSGYLAEGLRRTGAQLEAASTQLADLQAFNQHVIDSLTSGLATSDLEGRLLTFNRAAETITGLRAADVVGGDAFEVLQLPGPLHEQRQEYEFQRAEGRQIEVGITAAPLFTPRGHSGFLFTFRDVTEMRKRDREARVQQRLAAVGEMAAGIAHEIRNPLASMAGSIQILRADLPLTEEQSQLMDIVLRESDRLNDTIRSFLAFARPQRNAMNDLDLRRSVTDAARLLENNAEVTARHAIVVDVPAEPVVFRADEAQIRQIVWNLATNGLRAMPDGGTLRLSVRAGIPARNETADGAAGTAGEVVIAVQDDGVGIAAEELDGIFQPFRGGFARGTGLGLSIVHRIATDYGGEVRVASQKGKGTTVEVAFPLVAAETAYDKLLAAGRPGVA; this is translated from the coding sequence GTGGCGGACACAACGAGCGTAGGCAGCGGGACAGCACCGGAGCGGGGCGCGGCGGGACCGCGTCCGGGCGCCGACGCGCCGGCGCCCGCGCCGTACGGGGCGCTCCCCGACGCTGGACGCGGCCCTGCGGCACGCCTCGACGAGGCCGCGCAGATGAAGCTGCGGCGAAAGCTGCTGTGGCTGATTGGCGGCCGTGCCGCCGTGATCACCGTCCTGCTCGGCTCGACCAGCCTGATCCTCTATCGGACCCCGGGGGCCTTTCCGATCGATCCGTTCTTCGCGCTGATCGGCCTCACCTATGCCCTGACCGCCGCCTGGACGCTGACCCTGCGCTTCGTCGACCGCCACCGCTGGCTGATCGATGTGCAGGTCGCCTGCGACGCGCTGATCGTCTCGGCGATCGTCTACCTGACGGGCGGCGTCAGCAGCTACTTCTCGTCGCTCTATGCGCTGCCGATCATCGCCGCCAGCATGGTGCGGTCGTGGCGGGGCGGCCTGCTGGTCGGCGTGGTGAGCTCGGTCATGCTCGGCGGGGTCGTGATCGCACAGTACGCGGCCGGCGACGCCGCGTTGCCGCCGCCGCGGGTCGCCATGTTCACCGTCGGCCTGAACGTGTTCGGTTATCTCGCCGTCGCGGCGCTCAGCGGCTACCTCGCCGAGGGACTCCGCCGCACCGGCGCCCAGCTCGAGGCGGCCTCGACCCAGCTCGCCGACCTGCAGGCGTTCAACCAGCACGTCATCGACAGCTTGACCAGCGGGCTCGCGACCAGCGACCTGGAAGGGCGGCTGCTCACGTTCAACCGCGCCGCCGAGACCATCACCGGCCTGCGCGCCGCCGACGTCGTCGGCGGCGACGCCTTCGAGGTGCTGCAGCTGCCCGGGCCGCTGCACGAGCAGCGGCAGGAATACGAGTTCCAGCGCGCCGAGGGCCGGCAGATCGAGGTCGGCATCACCGCCGCGCCGCTGTTCACGCCGCGCGGCCATAGCGGGTTCCTGTTCACGTTCCGCGACGTCACCGAGATGAGGAAGCGCGATCGCGAGGCGCGCGTCCAGCAGCGGCTGGCGGCGGTCGGCGAGATGGCCGCCGGCATCGCGCACGAGATCCGCAATCCGCTCGCCTCGATGGCCGGGTCGATCCAGATCCTGCGAGCCGACCTGCCGCTGACGGAGGAGCAGTCCCAGTTGATGGACATCGTGCTGCGCGAGTCGGATCGGCTCAACGACACCATCCGGAGCTTCCTGGCCTTTGCCCGTCCGCAGCGGAACGCGATGAACGACCTCGATCTGCGCCGCAGCGTCACGGATGCGGCCCGGCTGCTCGAGAACAACGCCGAGGTCACGGCCCGCCACGCCATCGTCGTCGACGTCCCGGCGGAGCCGGTGGTCTTCCGCGCCGACGAGGCGCAGATCCGCCAGATCGTCTGGAACCTGGCGACCAACGGCCTGCGCGCCATGCCGGACGGCGGCACGCTGCGGCTGTCGGTGCGGGCCGGCATCCCGGCCAGGAACGAGACGGCGGACGGGGCCGCAGGAACGGCGGGCGAAGTGGTGATTGCGGTGCAGGACGACGGCGTCGGCATCGCCGCCGAGGAGCTCGACGGCATTTTCCAACCGTTCCGCGGCGGGTTTGCGCGCGGCACCGGCCTGGGGCTCTCGATCGTGCATCGCATCGCGACCGACTACGGGGGCGAAGTCCGCGTCGCCTCGCAGAAAGGGAAGGGGACGACCGTGGAAGTGGCCTTCCCGCTCGTGGCGGCCGAGACGGCCTACGACAAGCTGCTGGCCGCCGGCCGGCCGGGGGTGGCGTAA
- a CDS encoding sigma-54 dependent transcriptional regulator encodes MAGTAEPVRPADSKPADSARILVVDDERSMREMLAILLKREGHEVAVAENGRTAIDLLNARPFDLIVSDARMPDVDGLEVLRHARSVNPAIIAIMVTAYGSPDLIRGVAQLGVNDYVEKPFNTEVLRFRIRKELDRRRLQQENGLLKRAMHTAHQFSNIIGNSAAMRQVFELVDTIAGTGSTILVTGESGTGKELVARAIHVRSPRSDRPFVAVNCGALTETLLDSELFGHMRGAFTGADGNKKGLIEFADKGTIFLDEIGEMSPMLQVKVLRVLQERKLRRVGGNEEIDADIRIIAATNRDLAKMVAEGQFREDLYYRINVIPVRLPPLRERRDDVAMLAEHFVAKFAAQMNKPITGISGEALASLTAHAWPGNVRELENAMERAVALERSASILPESLPETVRGRAQAVISPAGAAAAAASDAPPPIGRPTLDHGFDLEQHVQHVEREYIAEALRRSGGVKVKAAELLGMSFRSFRYYMKKYNLK; translated from the coding sequence ATGGCCGGCACCGCCGAGCCCGTCCGCCCGGCCGACTCCAAGCCGGCCGACTCCGCCCGGATCCTGGTCGTCGACGACGAGCGCTCGATGCGCGAGATGCTGGCGATTCTCCTCAAGCGCGAGGGGCACGAGGTCGCCGTTGCGGAGAACGGCCGCACCGCGATCGACCTGCTCAACGCGCGCCCATTCGATCTGATCGTGTCCGACGCCCGCATGCCCGATGTGGACGGCCTCGAGGTGCTGCGCCACGCGCGCAGCGTCAATCCCGCGATCATCGCCATCATGGTGACCGCCTACGGCTCGCCGGATCTGATTCGCGGCGTCGCCCAGCTCGGGGTCAACGACTACGTCGAGAAGCCGTTCAACACCGAAGTGCTGCGCTTCCGCATCCGCAAGGAGCTCGATCGGCGGCGGCTGCAGCAGGAGAACGGACTGCTCAAGCGCGCCATGCACACGGCGCATCAGTTCTCCAACATCATCGGCAACAGCGCCGCGATGCGCCAGGTCTTCGAGCTGGTCGACACGATCGCCGGCACCGGCAGCACCATTCTGGTGACCGGCGAGTCGGGTACCGGCAAGGAGCTCGTCGCCCGCGCGATCCACGTGCGCTCGCCGCGCAGCGATCGTCCGTTCGTCGCGGTCAACTGCGGCGCCCTCACCGAGACGCTCCTCGACTCGGAGCTCTTCGGACACATGCGCGGCGCCTTCACCGGCGCCGACGGCAACAAGAAGGGGCTGATCGAGTTCGCCGACAAGGGCACCATCTTCCTCGACGAGATCGGCGAGATGAGCCCGATGCTGCAAGTGAAGGTCCTGCGCGTGCTGCAGGAGCGCAAGCTCCGCCGCGTCGGCGGCAACGAGGAAATCGACGCCGACATCCGCATCATCGCCGCCACCAACCGCGACCTCGCCAAGATGGTTGCCGAGGGACAGTTCCGCGAAGACCTCTATTACCGGATCAACGTGATTCCGGTTCGACTGCCGCCGCTGCGGGAGCGGCGCGACGACGTGGCGATGCTCGCGGAGCACTTCGTGGCCAAGTTCGCCGCCCAGATGAACAAGCCGATCACCGGCATCTCGGGCGAGGCCCTGGCCAGTCTGACCGCCCACGCGTGGCCGGGTAACGTCCGCGAGCTCGAGAACGCGATGGAACGCGCCGTGGCGCTCGAGCGTTCGGCGTCGATTCTTCCGGAAAGCCTGCCGGAAACCGTGCGGGGTCGCGCTCAGGCTGTGATTTCGCCCGCCGGCGCCGCCGCGGCCGCCGCGTCCGACGCGCCGCCGCCGATCGGCCGGCCGACGCTCGACCACGGCTTCGATCTCGAACAGCACGTCCAGCACGTGGAACGGGAGTACATCGCCGAAGCACTCCGCCGCTCCGGCGGCGTGAAGGTGAAGGCCGCCGAGCTGCTCGGGATGAGCTTCCGATCCTTCCGCTATTACATGAAGAAATACAACCTGAAGTAA
- a CDS encoding prepilin-type N-terminal cleavage/methylation domain-containing protein, which produces MTNQKGFTLIELLIVVAIIGIIAAIAVPGLLRARISGNEASAIGSLRAVSSAQSMFATSCANGLYAQGLDVLGSGPSGGSAFISPDLSTGTTVVKSGYSISMTGTAATGSAACNGATNLASGFHAWADPASASGGTRSFLTNTTGTIWQAMSSLGAAGTDAGTPSGGSVIQ; this is translated from the coding sequence ATGACGAATCAGAAGGGGTTCACCCTGATCGAACTGCTCATCGTCGTCGCGATCATCGGCATCATCGCCGCGATTGCCGTCCCGGGCCTGCTCCGGGCGCGCATCTCCGGCAATGAGGCGTCGGCGATCGGATCGCTCCGCGCCGTCAGCAGCGCGCAGTCGATGTTCGCGACGAGCTGCGCCAACGGCCTTTACGCACAGGGCCTCGACGTCCTCGGCAGCGGTCCCTCGGGCGGGTCCGCCTTCATCAGTCCAGACCTGAGCACCGGTACCACCGTGGTCAAGAGCGGCTACAGCATCTCGATGACCGGCACCGCCGCCACCGGCTCGGCCGCCTGCAACGGCGCGACGAACCTGGCCTCCGGTTTTCACGCCTGGGCCGACCCTGCCTCGGCCTCCGGCGGCACCCGATCCTTCCTCACCAATACTACTGGCACGATCTGGCAGGCCATGAGCTCGCTCGGTGCCGCCGGCACCGACGCCGGTACGCCTTCCGGTGGGTCGGTCATTCAGTAG